From Cellulophaga lytica DSM 7489, a single genomic window includes:
- a CDS encoding efflux RND transporter periplasmic adaptor subunit: MKNKIYKILTVMVLAIFVSACGNKENHNENDGHSHDEEEKTEVNEEHHDEDEVMLSQQQFDALKMKIDTLALRNMSGYVEANGTLEVPPQNEAAITTVVGANVVSIEVIEGDKVNKGQVVAYLSHPNIIQAQTDYLNAYSNSELAKKNYERQQKLYDAGVGSGANFQKAEAEYQASKAMVNGLEAQLRILNVNTTSVRNGTIAQRIALRSPIEGFVQKVEVKTGQYVEPQTELFEIVNTHHVHADLMVFEKDVYKVQKGQKVNFTVQSIPDAELIAEIYSVSKTFEDNPKAVHVHAEIENKKGNLIPGMYIQGKIQVDNTQTKALPESAIIKEGERYYVFSVEKENDDWSFKPIEVVLGTKDGDWVSVQFTENIESNTKFAYNNAYYLNAEMKKGEAEHAH; the protein is encoded by the coding sequence ATGAAAAACAAAATATATAAAATCCTCACCGTAATGGTGTTAGCCATATTTGTTTCAGCTTGCGGAAATAAAGAAAATCATAACGAGAATGATGGTCATTCCCACGATGAGGAAGAAAAAACAGAAGTTAACGAAGAGCATCACGATGAAGACGAAGTAATGCTTTCACAACAGCAATTCGATGCATTGAAAATGAAAATAGATACGTTAGCATTACGTAATATGAGCGGCTATGTAGAAGCAAACGGAACGTTAGAAGTACCACCACAAAACGAAGCAGCTATTACTACTGTTGTTGGTGCAAATGTCGTTTCAATTGAAGTGATTGAAGGTGATAAGGTTAATAAAGGTCAAGTTGTGGCTTATCTATCGCACCCAAATATCATACAAGCGCAAACGGATTATTTAAACGCTTATAGCAATAGCGAGCTTGCAAAGAAAAATTATGAACGTCAACAAAAATTATACGATGCTGGTGTTGGTTCTGGTGCTAATTTCCAGAAAGCAGAAGCAGAATATCAAGCATCAAAAGCAATGGTTAATGGTTTAGAAGCGCAATTAAGAATACTCAACGTTAACACTACATCAGTTCGCAATGGAACAATTGCACAGCGCATAGCATTGCGAAGTCCAATAGAAGGCTTTGTGCAAAAAGTTGAAGTAAAAACAGGTCAATATGTAGAGCCACAAACCGAATTATTTGAAATTGTAAATACGCATCACGTTCACGCCGATTTAATGGTTTTTGAAAAAGATGTTTATAAAGTACAGAAAGGTCAGAAAGTTAACTTTACGGTACAATCCATACCAGATGCAGAGCTTATCGCAGAAATCTATTCCGTAAGCAAAACCTTTGAGGACAACCCAAAAGCAGTCCACGTTCACGCAGAAATAGAAAACAAAAAAGGTAACTTAATTCCTGGTATGTATATTCAAGGTAAAATTCAAGTAGATAATACCCAAACAAAAGCTTTACCAGAAAGTGCAATTATAAAAGAAGGCGAAAGATATTATGTGTTTTCAGTAGAAAAAGAAAATGACGATTGGAGCTTTAAACCTATCGAAGTTGTGTTAGGCACTAAAGATGGTGATTGGGTATCGGTTCAATTTACTGAAAACATAGAAAGTAATACAAAATTTGCTTATAACAATGCTTATTATCTTAACGCAGAAATGAAAAAAGGAGAAGCAGAACACGCACATTAA
- a CDS encoding Fur family transcriptional regulator: METIEQVLESKNIRVTAMRLLIYKFLAEKEVAVTLSDIENAFSKADRTTLYRTIKTFEEKAIVHQIDDGTGITKYALCEKGCNCEIETDLHLHFHCNNCNETICLTEHKIPQIKVPDGFVSENVNLVVKGICDKCSV, from the coding sequence ATGGAAACAATAGAACAAGTATTAGAGTCAAAAAATATTCGTGTTACAGCAATGCGTTTGCTTATATATAAGTTTCTTGCAGAAAAAGAGGTCGCTGTTACTTTAAGTGATATTGAAAATGCTTTCTCAAAAGCAGACAGAACCACTTTATACAGAACTATTAAAACCTTTGAAGAAAAGGCTATTGTGCATCAAATAGACGATGGTACAGGGATTACAAAATATGCATTATGTGAAAAGGGATGTAATTGTGAAATTGAAACCGATTTGCACTTACATTTCCATTGTAATAATTGCAATGAAACCATTTGCTTAACAGAACATAAAATACCTCAAATAAAAGTGCCAGATGGTTTTGTGTCAGAGAATGTAAATTTGGTGGTAAAAGGTATTTGCGATAAGTGTAGTGTCTAA
- a CDS encoding DUF3703 domain-containing protein, with the protein MKFNTKIPKHLKQAYNQELKQYSFCLENKQFGNAWYHLERSHIIGQSYPIEHTYSHWLMLKFGFRQKDTKEVIGQIIRLLVGGWKSFINHVPLGNTGGANVPPLKRMPIPNDIEKLLDIK; encoded by the coding sequence ATGAAGTTTAATACTAAAATACCTAAACATCTAAAACAGGCGTATAACCAAGAATTAAAACAATACAGTTTCTGTTTAGAAAATAAGCAGTTTGGTAATGCTTGGTATCATTTAGAACGTAGTCATATAATAGGACAATCTTATCCTATAGAACATACCTATTCACATTGGCTTATGCTAAAGTTTGGATTTAGACAAAAAGATACGAAAGAAGTAATAGGTCAAATAATTAGGTTGCTTGTGGGTGGCTGGAAATCATTTATAAATCACGTTCCACTTGGTAATACTGGTGGAGCAAACGTGCCACCATTAAAACGAATGCCTATTCCCAATGACATTGAAAAATTATTAGATATTAAATGA
- a CDS encoding heavy metal translocating P-type ATPase, which yields MKKKKVNLRDLKPNSEVQHTHNDGHNHGNGSAFKTYVPAIISFTMLIIGIGLDYFDVSFFKDWIRIAWYGIAYLPVGFPVVKEGWISIKKGDVFTEFFLMSIATIGAFVIGEYPEGVAVMLFYAVGELFQSAAVNRAKGNIKVLLDVRPKEANVFREGDYKSVSPEVVNIGEKIQIRVGEKIPLDGILLSEKASLNTAALTGESKPDSIQKEAKVYAGSINLESVIEVEVTNKFEDSSIARILDLVQNATARKSKTELFIRQFARIYTPIVVFLAIGVTFIPYFFVDDYVFRDWLYRALIFLVISCPCALVISIPLGYFGGLGAASKNGILFKGASFLDAMTKINTLVMDKTGTVTKGVFKIKEVKAIGWNETEFMQYLMAMEEQSTHPIAKAILEYKAEGEDFEAQDVSEVAGKGLKGIVNGKTVLVGNKALMTANNINVPTETESIVESIVLVAIDNQFAGFVVIADELKEDAKETITNLHKVGIKNIMMLSGDKDSITQQVAKELNIENAKGGLLPEDKLNEVEILKKNPENKVAFIGDGINDAPVLAASNVGIAMGGLGSDVAIETADVIIQTDQPSKVVRAIKISRSTRKIVWQNIILAFGVKVIVLILGAGGLATMWEAVFADVGVALLAILNAVRLQRMSW from the coding sequence ATGAAAAAAAAGAAAGTCAATTTAAGAGATTTAAAACCAAATTCAGAAGTGCAACACACGCATAATGATGGTCATAATCACGGTAATGGAAGTGCATTCAAAACCTACGTGCCTGCAATAATAAGTTTTACAATGCTTATCATTGGTATAGGTTTAGATTATTTTGATGTTTCATTCTTTAAGGATTGGATTCGTATTGCTTGGTATGGTATTGCATATCTTCCTGTAGGGTTTCCTGTTGTAAAAGAGGGTTGGATTAGTATTAAAAAAGGTGATGTTTTTACAGAGTTCTTTTTAATGTCTATAGCAACCATTGGTGCATTTGTTATTGGTGAATATCCCGAAGGTGTTGCAGTAATGCTATTTTATGCAGTAGGCGAATTATTTCAAAGTGCTGCTGTAAATCGTGCAAAAGGAAATATAAAAGTATTATTAGATGTTAGACCTAAAGAAGCCAATGTATTTCGTGAGGGAGATTATAAAAGTGTTTCGCCTGAAGTTGTCAATATTGGAGAGAAAATTCAAATTCGTGTAGGTGAAAAAATTCCATTGGATGGCATTTTATTATCCGAAAAAGCATCTTTAAATACAGCTGCGTTAACAGGAGAAAGCAAACCAGATTCCATTCAAAAAGAAGCAAAGGTTTACGCAGGTAGTATTAATTTGGAAAGCGTTATTGAAGTTGAGGTAACCAATAAGTTTGAAGACAGTTCTATTGCGAGAATATTAGACTTGGTTCAAAATGCAACAGCACGTAAATCTAAAACAGAATTATTCATCAGACAGTTTGCTCGTATCTACACACCAATTGTAGTGTTTTTAGCTATTGGTGTTACTTTTATACCTTACTTTTTTGTAGATGATTATGTGTTTAGAGATTGGTTATACAGAGCATTAATTTTCTTGGTAATATCTTGTCCTTGTGCGTTAGTGATTTCAATTCCATTAGGATATTTCGGTGGATTGGGAGCAGCTTCAAAAAATGGAATCTTATTTAAAGGTGCTTCATTTTTAGATGCAATGACCAAGATAAATACTTTGGTAATGGACAAAACAGGAACCGTTACCAAAGGTGTTTTTAAAATCAAAGAAGTAAAAGCAATTGGTTGGAATGAAACCGAATTTATGCAATACTTAATGGCGATGGAAGAACAATCCACGCATCCAATTGCTAAAGCCATTTTAGAGTACAAAGCTGAAGGTGAAGATTTTGAAGCACAAGACGTTTCTGAAGTTGCAGGTAAAGGTTTAAAAGGCATTGTAAATGGTAAAACAGTTTTAGTAGGTAATAAAGCCTTAATGACTGCGAATAATATTAATGTTCCAACGGAAACGGAATCTATTGTAGAATCGATAGTGTTGGTAGCAATCGATAATCAATTTGCAGGTTTTGTAGTAATAGCAGATGAATTAAAGGAAGATGCAAAAGAAACAATTACTAATTTACATAAAGTAGGCATTAAAAATATTATGATGCTTTCCGGTGATAAAGATTCCATTACGCAACAAGTCGCTAAAGAGTTGAACATCGAAAATGCTAAAGGTGGTTTGCTACCAGAAGATAAATTAAACGAAGTTGAAATTTTAAAGAAAAATCCTGAAAACAAAGTAGCTTTTATAGGTGATGGTATTAATGACGCACCAGTTTTAGCAGCAAGTAACGTTGGTATTGCAATGGGTGGTTTAGGGAGCGATGTAGCTATTGAAACAGCAGATGTTATCATTCAAACAGACCAACCTTCAAAAGTAGTAAGAGCCATTAAAATAAGTCGTTCTACACGTAAAATTGTTTGGCAGAATATCATTTTAGCATTTGGTGTTAAAGTTATTGTCTTAATTTTAGGAGCAGGTGGTTTAGCTACAATGTGGGAAGCAGTTTTTGCAGATGTAGGAGTAGCATTATTAGCAATTTTAAATGCAGTTAGATTACAACGAATGAGTTGGTAA
- a CDS encoding DUF6266 family protein translates to MGKIAQGILGGLSGKVGNVIGGSWKGIDYIRIKPSSVANPRTVGQVNQRTKFTATLEFLQAVKPFIKLGYKGLAVKKTEFNAAMSYVLNNAITGTEPNFVVDYPNALVSRGGLSGVLNPTTDLATAGEVTFGWDDNSAEGNANATDKAMLLVYNPSKKESISLLDGADRTVGSQIIPIPTTYAGDTVELFMAFISADGSQVSNSIYLGSGTAN, encoded by the coding sequence ATGGGTAAAATTGCTCAAGGTATTTTAGGAGGTCTTTCAGGTAAGGTTGGTAACGTTATCGGTGGAAGCTGGAAAGGAATTGATTACATTAGAATTAAACCTTCAAGTGTAGCCAATCCAAGAACTGTTGGTCAAGTAAACCAAAGAACCAAGTTTACTGCCACTTTAGAATTTTTACAGGCTGTAAAGCCTTTTATTAAGTTAGGATATAAAGGGTTAGCTGTTAAGAAAACAGAATTTAATGCTGCAATGTCGTATGTATTGAATAATGCTATTACAGGTACTGAACCTAACTTTGTTGTTGACTATCCGAACGCTTTAGTAAGTCGAGGAGGTTTATCTGGTGTGCTAAACCCAACGACTGATTTAGCAACTGCTGGAGAAGTAACGTTTGGTTGGGATGATAACTCTGCTGAAGGTAACGCAAATGCTACTGACAAGGCGATGTTATTGGTTTACAATCCTTCAAAAAAGGAATCCATTTCTTTACTTGATGGAGCAGACAGAACAGTAGGTTCTCAAATTATTCCAATCCCAACAACTTATGCAGGAGATACAGTAGAGCTATTTATGGCTTTTATTTCTGCTGATGGTAGTCAAGTATCAAACAGTATTTATTTAGGCTCTGGTACAGCTAATTAA
- a CDS encoding helix-turn-helix transcriptional regulator has product MSSKIQVQRICEYCKEEFTAKKTTTKYCSHKCNSRHYKEKVKQAKISKSNEETTHKITLEVEKLNVLEFLTPKQVSVLLSCSIKTVYRNIKKGNIKAINFGERTIRVKRSDIDDLFKM; this is encoded by the coding sequence ATGAGTAGTAAAATTCAAGTACAAAGAATTTGTGAATACTGTAAAGAAGAATTTACGGCTAAAAAAACTACAACCAAATATTGCTCACACAAATGCAATAGCAGGCATTATAAAGAAAAAGTAAAACAAGCTAAAATCTCAAAAAGCAATGAAGAAACTACCCATAAAATAACGTTAGAAGTAGAAAAATTAAATGTTTTGGAATTTTTAACTCCAAAGCAGGTTTCAGTGCTCTTGAGTTGTTCCATAAAAACTGTATATCGTAATATAAAAAAAGGTAATATCAAAGCGATTAATTTTGGAGAAAGAACTATTAGAGTTAAACGTTCTGACATAGATGATCTTTTTAAAATGTAG